A genomic region of Xanthomonas fragariae contains the following coding sequences:
- the trmD gene encoding tRNA (guanosine(37)-N1)-methyltransferase TrmD, giving the protein MRIDVISLFPEFIVQCAAFGVVGRAQERGLLELRGWNPRDHAQGNYRRVDDRPFGGGPGMVMLIEPLRACLDAVQAADSRPASVIYLSPQGRPLIQSLARALAQLPRMVLLCGRYEGVDERFLAQAVDMEISIGDYVLSGGELGAAVLVDVVTRLQEGVLNDAESAAQDSFEGPQGLLDCPHYSHPSTHDWGDVPDVLRSGNHAAIARWRRQQSLGRTWLRRPDLLNEAGLDKNDRRLLDEFRRGLASGDEK; this is encoded by the coding sequence GTGCGCATCGACGTCATCAGCCTGTTCCCTGAGTTCATCGTCCAATGCGCGGCGTTCGGCGTAGTCGGGCGGGCGCAGGAGCGCGGTTTGCTGGAATTGCGGGGCTGGAATCCGCGCGATCATGCGCAGGGCAATTACCGTCGCGTGGACGATCGTCCGTTCGGTGGTGGGCCCGGCATGGTGATGTTGATCGAGCCGTTGCGGGCCTGTCTGGATGCGGTGCAAGCCGCTGACAGCCGGCCGGCGTCGGTAATTTACCTCAGTCCGCAGGGGCGGCCGCTCATCCAGTCGCTCGCACGCGCGCTGGCGCAGTTGCCACGCATGGTGTTGTTATGCGGGCGCTACGAAGGGGTGGACGAGCGCTTTCTGGCGCAGGCGGTGGATATGGAAATCTCCATCGGCGACTACGTGTTGTCCGGTGGCGAGCTGGGCGCTGCAGTGCTTGTGGATGTGGTGACGCGGTTGCAGGAGGGGGTGTTGAACGACGCCGAATCTGCAGCCCAGGACAGCTTCGAAGGCCCGCAAGGCCTGCTCGACTGCCCGCACTACAGCCATCCTTCGACTCACGACTGGGGCGATGTGCCGGATGTGCTGCGTTCGGGTAACCATGCCGCCATTGCGCGCTGGCGCCGGCAGCAGTCGCTGGGACGGACCTGGCTGCGTCGTCCGGATCTGCTCAACGAGGCCGGGTTGGATAAGAACGATCGCCGTCTGCTGGACGAGTTTCGCCGCGGACTTGCCTCCGGCGACGAGAAATAA
- a CDS encoding RNA-binding S4 domain-containing protein, translated as MTQLIEQATTVRLDVWLWAARFFKTRSLAKTAVDNGKVDVSGQRPKPSRTLRSGEQLRIDRGGEIFEITVAALSDVRGPAPVAQTLYVESEASREARSQWRLQRVAERTGYRPPEGKPDKRARRLITALGDIDAF; from the coding sequence ATGACTCAATTGATAGAACAAGCGACGACGGTGAGGCTGGACGTCTGGCTGTGGGCGGCGCGCTTCTTCAAGACGCGCAGTCTTGCCAAGACGGCAGTGGACAACGGCAAGGTGGATGTCTCCGGCCAGCGGCCCAAGCCGTCGCGCACCCTGCGTAGCGGTGAGCAATTGCGTATCGACCGTGGCGGTGAAATCTTCGAGATTACCGTCGCCGCGCTCAGCGACGTGCGCGGCCCGGCACCGGTTGCACAGACGCTGTACGTGGAGAGCGAAGCCTCGCGTGAGGCGCGTTCGCAATGGCGGCTGCAGCGCGTCGCCGAGCGTACTGGCTATCGCCCCCCGGAAGGTAAGCCGGACAAACGCGCGCGTCGCTTGATCACCGCACTGGGCGATATCGACGCGTTTTGA
- a CDS encoding MATE family efflux transporter: MPKSAVLTEGPIGKNLLLFAIPILAGNIAQSLNGSINAIWVGRYLGEAALTAAANANSIMFFLIGSVFGIGMASTILIGQAMGARDIAQARKVMGTSASFFGGLSAVIAVLGWFLAPHLLTAMGTPPASQTLAEDYLRVIFLAMPLIYMFAFLSAALRGTGDARTPFRFLLVSVVLDIVFNPLLIFGLGPFPALGIAGAAWATLLAQAVAIGGLLLYLRKQGHVLWLGRREVQLFRISPTILRALIVKGVPMGLQMVLISLAMIAMMTLVNGFGTDTAAAYGAAFQLWTYVQMPAMALGAACSTMAAQNVGARLWNRVDATARTGIVANFLMTGVLIVLLILFDRWTLALFLPTGSPTLEVARHLNHIGIWSFLLFGVNFVISGVVRATGAVIPPLLILAFGLWGVRVPLANALIPDLGADGIWWSLPISSMCSMLLSLAYYRWGGWRKARMLTTPAHPAELAAAAEVPAHPASLVAETAPMTELPQSRQR, translated from the coding sequence ATGCCCAAATCCGCTGTCCTGACCGAAGGCCCGATCGGCAAGAATCTGCTGCTGTTCGCGATACCGATCTTGGCCGGCAATATCGCGCAATCGCTTAACGGCTCGATCAATGCGATCTGGGTAGGCCGCTACCTCGGCGAGGCTGCGCTCACCGCCGCGGCCAATGCCAACAGCATCATGTTCTTCCTGATCGGTTCGGTATTCGGCATCGGCATGGCCTCGACCATCCTGATCGGCCAAGCGATGGGCGCGCGCGACATCGCACAAGCACGCAAGGTCATGGGCACCAGCGCCAGTTTTTTCGGCGGGCTATCGGCGGTGATCGCCGTGCTCGGCTGGTTTCTGGCGCCGCATCTATTGACCGCGATGGGAACACCGCCGGCGTCGCAAACGCTGGCCGAGGATTACCTGCGGGTGATCTTCCTGGCGATGCCGCTGATCTATATGTTCGCTTTTTTGTCGGCAGCGTTGCGCGGCACCGGCGATGCACGCACGCCGTTCCGCTTTCTGCTGGTGTCGGTGGTGCTCGACATCGTCTTCAACCCGCTGCTGATCTTCGGGCTGGGCCCGTTTCCTGCGCTTGGTATCGCCGGTGCGGCCTGGGCCACGCTGCTGGCTCAGGCGGTCGCAATCGGCGGTTTGTTGCTGTATCTACGTAAACAAGGCCACGTACTATGGCTGGGGCGCCGCGAGGTGCAGCTATTCCGCATCTCCCCGACGATCCTGCGCGCGCTTATCGTCAAGGGCGTGCCGATGGGCCTGCAGATGGTGCTGATTTCGCTCGCCATGATCGCAATGATGACGCTGGTCAACGGTTTCGGCACCGACACCGCAGCCGCCTACGGTGCGGCATTTCAGCTATGGACCTATGTGCAGATGCCGGCCATGGCACTGGGCGCGGCCTGTTCGACGATGGCGGCGCAGAACGTGGGCGCGCGATTGTGGAATCGCGTGGATGCGACCGCGCGCACCGGCATTGTTGCCAACTTCTTGATGACCGGCGTGCTGATCGTGCTGTTGATCCTGTTCGATCGCTGGACGCTGGCGCTGTTTCTGCCAACTGGCAGCCCGACGCTGGAGGTCGCTCGGCATCTCAATCACATCGGCATCTGGTCGTTCCTGCTGTTTGGCGTGAACTTTGTGATTTCCGGCGTGGTGCGTGCCACCGGTGCAGTGATCCCGCCGCTTTTGATCCTAGCGTTCGGTCTGTGGGGCGTGCGCGTGCCGCTGGCGAACGCATTGATTCCTGATCTGGGGGCCGATGGCATCTGGTGGAGTCTTCCGATCAGCTCGATGTGTTCGATGCTGCTGTCGCTGGCGTATTACCGTTGGGGCGGCTGGCGCAAGGCGCGCATGCTGACCACACCAGCGCATCCTGCGGAATTGGCTGCCGCCGCCGAAGTGCCGGCGCATCCGGCATCGCTAGTTGCCGAGACCGCGCCAATGACGGAGTTGCCGCAATCTCGCCAGCGCTGA
- the rimM gene encoding ribosome maturation factor RimM (Essential for efficient processing of 16S rRNA): MKQTERRILLGRVAGAFGVKGELKIESWTEPRSAIFRYQPWILRTPSGEESTLSGARGRDQGKRLIARFPDVSDRNTVEAMHGVEIYVSRSALPPPKPDEYYWVDLENLQVETVEGVKLGTVSHLFSTGSNDVMVVRGDRERLVPFVQPDFVKSVDFQANLIVVDWAPDF, from the coding sequence ATGAAACAGACCGAGCGCCGTATCCTGCTGGGCAGGGTCGCCGGAGCTTTCGGTGTCAAGGGCGAGCTGAAAATAGAGTCCTGGACCGAACCGCGTAGTGCAATCTTCCGGTATCAACCGTGGATTCTGCGTACGCCATCGGGAGAAGAATCGACGCTGAGCGGAGCGCGCGGGCGTGATCAGGGCAAGCGTCTGATCGCGAGATTTCCAGATGTTTCCGATCGCAACACCGTCGAGGCCATGCACGGTGTCGAGATCTACGTCTCGCGCAGCGCGCTGCCGCCACCCAAGCCCGATGAATATTATTGGGTGGATCTGGAAAATCTGCAGGTGGAAACAGTCGAGGGCGTCAAACTCGGTACGGTGTCGCATCTGTTCTCCACCGGCTCCAATGACGTGATGGTGGTGCGCGGCGATCGCGAGCGGCTGGTGCCGTTCGTGCAGCCGGATTTCGTCAAGTCGGTCGACTTCCAAGCCAATCTGATCGTGGTGGATTGGGCCCCGGATTTCTGA
- a CDS encoding transposase, which translates to MESGPGRVRPDAGHCLALAERGRRDDEGVAGTAGRGAQPNGSWKKAASATCWWTARGVPLSIVVTGANAPDCKRLDEVLNAIVVKRKNPQHRRSQHLCADAGYRGAAHLRTIQDRGYIPHVVDRRKAADTKRRDSKNKARRWVVEVSHSRSSLKNPLQIPISSSDRCTALKDGHPIARIQARKNAIQRISQRKL; encoded by the coding sequence GTGGAAAGCGGGCCTGGCCGAGTACGACCAGATGCGGGGCATTGCTTGGCGCTGGCAGAGCGTGGACGGCGCGATGATGAAGGCGTCGCTGGCACAGCAGGCCGCGGGGCCCAACCCAACGGATCGTGGAAAAAAGCAGCAAGCGCCACCTGCTGGTGGACGGCCCGTGGCGTTCCGTTGTCGATCGTCGTGACCGGGGCCAACGCCCCTGACTGCAAGCGGCTTGATGAGGTGCTCAACGCCATTGTCGTCAAGCGCAAGAACCCGCAACACCGGCGAAGCCAACATCTGTGCGCCGACGCGGGCTATCGTGGCGCGGCACACCTTCGCACCATCCAGGACCGCGGTTACATCCCTCATGTTGTTGACCGGCGCAAGGCAGCCGACACCAAACGGCGCGATTCGAAAAACAAGGCCAGGCGCTGGGTGGTCGAGGTATCTCATAGTCGGTCGTCCCTGAAAAACCCCCTTCAAATACCAATCTCCAGCAGTGATCGGTGCACGGCGCTCAAGGATGGCCATCCCATTGCCCGGATCCAGGCACGCAAAAACGCGATCCAGCGCATCAGCCAACGCAAGTTGTAG
- the rpsP gene encoding 30S ribosomal protein S16 yields MVKIRLTRGGANKRPFYHIIVTDVRSARDGRNIERLGYYNPVAQGAEQRVVLDVARVDHWVGQGAQLTDKVRNLYREASKSQAAAA; encoded by the coding sequence ATGGTCAAGATTCGGCTGACCCGCGGCGGCGCCAATAAGCGGCCCTTCTACCACATCATCGTGACCGACGTGCGCAGCGCGCGCGACGGCCGCAACATCGAGCGTCTGGGTTACTACAATCCGGTTGCCCAGGGCGCAGAGCAGCGTGTCGTGCTGGATGTCGCTCGTGTCGACCATTGGGTTGGCCAGGGCGCTCAGCTGACCGATAAGGTTCGTAACCTGTATCGCGAAGCGTCCAAGTCCCAGGCCGCTGCGGCCTGA
- the rplS gene encoding 50S ribosomal protein L19 yields the protein MSKLNKTILADFEAAQIQRQLPDFNQGDTVVVNVKVKEGNRERVQAYEGVVIGTKNAGLNSAFTVRKISHGFGVERVFQTHSAIIDSVEVKRRGKVRAGKLYYLRGLEGKAARIKEDLAAAAQAKVARQAAAAAAKAE from the coding sequence ATGAGCAAACTCAACAAGACCATCCTGGCTGACTTCGAAGCCGCCCAGATTCAGCGCCAGCTGCCGGACTTCAATCAGGGCGATACCGTCGTGGTGAACGTCAAGGTGAAGGAAGGCAACCGTGAGCGCGTGCAAGCCTATGAGGGTGTGGTAATCGGGACCAAGAATGCCGGCCTGAACTCCGCATTCACCGTCCGCAAGATCTCGCACGGCTTCGGTGTTGAGCGCGTGTTCCAGACCCACAGCGCCATCATCGACTCGGTCGAAGTCAAGCGTCGCGGTAAAGTGCGCGCCGGCAAGCTGTACTACCTGCGTGGTCTGGAAGGCAAGGCTGCCCGCATTAAGGAAGATCTGGCCGCTGCGGCACAGGCCAAGGTCGCTCGCCAGGCTGCTGCCGCTGCTGCCAAGGCGGAGTAA
- a CDS encoding aminotransferase class IV family protein: MSLIFCNGTPATLQQLGAAALINYGHFTTLQVRDNAARGLDLHLQRLQHDSVALFGASIDDLSICAQVRAGLSAAGSKDASVRITVFSQDFELRDPSRDVALDVLMSLSPAAQMPASALRVHPVRYVREQPQLKHVGTFALLHLRRQAMLAGYDDALLIDAQEQVVEGAFWNLGLWRQGRVVWPQGPALPGTQQRLLQAGLQALGIEHGSGSVTLSQLDSFDGAFSCNARGQQAIVAAGSVRWSAQAAQLPLLERALETQAWQRI, encoded by the coding sequence GTGTCGTTGATTTTCTGCAATGGCACACCCGCGACGCTGCAGCAACTGGGCGCGGCCGCATTGATCAACTACGGCCACTTCACCACGCTGCAAGTACGCGACAATGCAGCGCGCGGGTTGGACTTGCATCTGCAGCGGCTGCAACACGACAGCGTTGCCTTATTTGGTGCATCGATCGATGACTTGTCCATTTGCGCCCAGGTGCGCGCTGGGTTGTCCGCTGCCGGGAGCAAAGACGCAAGTGTGCGCATCACCGTGTTTTCGCAGGATTTCGAGCTGCGCGATCCATCGCGTGATGTCGCACTGGATGTGCTGATGTCCCTCTCACCCGCCGCACAGATGCCCGCCAGCGCGCTGCGTGTGCATCCTGTCCGTTATGTGCGCGAGCAACCTCAGCTCAAGCATGTCGGTACCTTCGCGCTGCTGCATCTGCGTCGTCAGGCCATGCTCGCAGGGTATGACGATGCACTGTTGATCGACGCCCAAGAACAGGTAGTGGAGGGCGCATTCTGGAATCTGGGCTTGTGGCGACAGGGTAGGGTGGTCTGGCCGCAAGGGCCGGCCTTGCCCGGCACCCAGCAGCGTCTGCTGCAGGCGGGTCTACAAGCGCTCGGTATCGAACACGGATCTGGTTCGGTCACGCTGAGCCAGCTCGACAGTTTCGACGGTGCCTTCAGCTGTAACGCACGCGGTCAACAAGCGATTGTGGCGGCCGGATCGGTGCGCTGGTCGGCGCAGGCCGCGCAGCTGCCGCTACTGGAGCGCGCCCTGGAAACCCAAGCATGGCAACGGATCTGA